The nucleotide window CGGCGGACAGGGAACGCTGCTCGCAAGCAAGATTTTAGGCCAATGCGCGCTCAATCTGGGATATGACGTCAAGGTCAGCGAAGTCCACGGCATGTCGCAGCGCGGCGGCTCGGTCGTCACCTACGTCCGGTACGGCGACAAGGTCGCTTCTCCGCTCATCGAAAACGGGCAGGCGGATATTCTGCTCGCGTTTGAACAGCTCGAATGCCTGCGCTGGCTTCCGATATTGAAACCGGACGGAGTCGCTGTGATGAGCGAACAGAAGATCGCGCCGATGCCGGTCATCTCGGGCGTTGAAAAATATCCCGAAGACGTCTGCGGCACGATTCGCGGATACGGTGTGAAGCTGTTTTCCTGCGACGCGCTCAAAATTGCGGAGGAACTCGGGAACACCAAGGCGGTCAACGTGGTGTTGATCGGATTGCTTGCAAAACATTCCGATATTCCG belongs to Oscillospiraceae bacterium and includes:
- a CDS encoding indolepyruvate oxidoreductase subunit beta, with protein sequence MIRNIVIAGVGGQGTLLASKILGQCALNLGYDVKVSEVHGMSQRGGSVVTYVRYGDKVASPLIENGQADILLAFEQLECLRWLPILKPDGVAVMSEQKIAPMPVISGVEKYPEDVCGTIRGYGVKLFSCDALKIAEELGNTKAVNVVLIGLLAKHSDIPKEDFIKAIEQTVKPQFIKLNLEAFERGYSSGN